The following proteins are co-located in the Massilia litorea genome:
- a CDS encoding DUF885 domain-containing protein, with protein sequence MMKTKLALAAMIASLALAPASAKPAKTSKPKAAKVVQSKASAKRAAAPVAKAKGKPAKGSNGKAVAGKAVAGKAVAGKAAVAATVAAATAAVAAAPAREQVQAPAANEKRLDRRADALAMQYLTALWRVDPEGGIAVGKFDAAANLTIPDDATRAKKLAFADEWLDKFRKIDTRQLSPRQRTDLALLINKLETDRWRLTTLREFEWNPALYNIAQPLDLIANTDYAAKPQRLRTILKRLANVPAYYQAAQASIVNPTREHTQLAIAQAPGTLVVLADLGLAVQGSILNAQEKAIFAQRIANAGSAVLGYVDFLTNLEKTQAASGKARPFRLGKALYEQKFALEIQSASSAEQTYRKALAAREELLTRMNAISDELWPRYMADKTKPNDRFQKIGMLIDRLSARHVARENFFPEIRRQIPQLQDWVIKNDLLTLDPDKPLEVRETPMYQRGVAGASIDAPGPYRPKDKTYYNVTPLDGLSAEQAESSLREYNEWILQILNIHEAIPGHYAQLVHANRSPSLVKSLFGNGAMVEGWAVYGERMMLESGYGGNAPEMWLMYSKWNLRSVTNTILDYSVHVNGMGREEALDLLTRQAFQTRQEAVEKWRRVQLSSVQLTSYFSGYAEIMELREQRRQQLGERFNQKQFHDQFLSYGNAPVKMIAELMRD encoded by the coding sequence ATGATGAAAACGAAACTCGCGCTGGCAGCCATGATCGCCAGCCTCGCGCTGGCGCCGGCCAGCGCCAAGCCAGCCAAGACCTCGAAGCCGAAAGCGGCCAAGGTCGTCCAATCGAAGGCATCCGCCAAGCGCGCCGCCGCACCCGTCGCCAAGGCGAAGGGCAAACCAGCCAAGGGCAGCAACGGCAAAGCCGTTGCCGGCAAAGCCGTTGCCGGCAAGGCCGTTGCGGGCAAGGCCGCTGTTGCCGCTACCGTCGCTGCCGCCACCGCAGCCGTGGCTGCGGCGCCCGCGCGCGAGCAGGTGCAGGCCCCCGCAGCGAACGAGAAGCGCCTCGACCGCCGCGCCGACGCCCTCGCCATGCAGTACCTGACGGCGCTCTGGCGCGTCGATCCGGAAGGCGGGATTGCGGTCGGCAAGTTCGACGCCGCCGCCAACCTGACCATCCCCGACGATGCGACGCGCGCGAAAAAGCTCGCCTTCGCCGACGAGTGGCTGGACAAATTCCGCAAGATCGACACCCGTCAACTGTCGCCGCGCCAGCGCACCGACCTCGCCCTCCTGATCAACAAGCTCGAGACCGACCGCTGGCGTTTGACGACGCTGCGCGAATTCGAGTGGAACCCGGCGCTCTACAACATCGCCCAGCCGCTCGACCTGATCGCGAATACCGATTACGCGGCCAAGCCGCAGCGCCTGCGCACCATCCTGAAACGCCTGGCCAATGTGCCCGCCTATTACCAGGCGGCGCAAGCGAGCATCGTCAACCCGACGCGCGAACACACGCAGCTGGCAATCGCGCAGGCCCCGGGCACCCTGGTGGTACTGGCCGACCTCGGCCTTGCCGTGCAAGGCTCGATCCTGAATGCGCAGGAAAAGGCGATCTTCGCCCAGCGCATCGCGAATGCCGGTAGCGCAGTGCTCGGCTATGTCGACTTTTTGACGAACCTGGAAAAGACGCAGGCGGCAAGCGGCAAGGCGCGCCCGTTCAGGTTGGGCAAGGCCTTGTATGAGCAGAAGTTCGCGCTCGAGATCCAGTCGGCCAGCAGCGCCGAGCAAACCTACCGCAAGGCGCTCGCCGCGCGCGAGGAACTCCTGACGCGCATGAACGCGATCTCGGACGAACTCTGGCCGCGCTACATGGCCGACAAGACGAAGCCGAACGACCGCTTCCAGAAGATCGGCATGCTGATCGACAGGCTGTCCGCCCGCCACGTCGCCCGCGAAAACTTCTTCCCCGAGATCCGCAGGCAAATCCCGCAGCTGCAGGACTGGGTGATCAAGAACGATCTGCTCACGCTCGACCCGGACAAGCCGCTCGAAGTGCGCGAGACCCCGATGTACCAGCGCGGCGTGGCCGGCGCCAGCATCGACGCGCCGGGCCCGTACCGGCCGAAGGACAAGACCTATTACAACGTCACGCCGCTGGATGGCTTGTCTGCCGAGCAGGCCGAGAGCAGCCTGCGCGAGTACAACGAATGGATCCTGCAGATCCTGAACATCCACGAGGCGATCCCCGGCCACTATGCCCAGCTGGTGCATGCGAACCGGTCGCCGTCGCTGGTGAAGTCCCTGTTCGGAAATGGCGCGATGGTCGAGGGCTGGGCCGTGTACGGCGAGCGCATGATGCTCGAATCGGGCTACGGCGGCAACGCGCCCGAGATGTGGCTGATGTACTCGAAATGGAACCTGAGAAGCGTCACCAACACCATCCTCGACTACTCGGTGCACGTGAACGGCATGGGGCGCGAAGAAGCGCTGGATCTGCTCACGCGCCAGGCCTTCCAGACGCGCCAGGAAGCGGTCGAGAAATGGCGCCGCGTGCAGCTGTCCTCGGTGCAGCTGACCAGCTATTTCAGCGGCTATGCGGAGATCATGGAACTGCGCGAGCAGCGGCGCCAGCAGCTGGGCGAGCGCTTCAACCAGAAGCAGTTCCACGACCAGTTCCTCAGCTACGGCAACGCGCCCGTCAAGATGATCGCGGAACTGATGCGCGATTGA
- a CDS encoding extracellular catalytic domain type 1 short-chain-length polyhydroxyalkanoate depolymerase gives MEASMASSFQQAARRAVFLAALLPWAAAQAQVQAGPGTWSSNQTWATDTVNGGALTGYYYWPATNPTLAGKRALVLVLHGCAQTAAGDVIDSGTDKGYNWKGVADQYGAVILAPNATGNLYGSHCWDWAKSTHSRTTGHSGILLDLINRFVSNPQYAIDPKQVYVAGLSSGGAQTMVMGCLAPDIFAGVGINAGPPPGVSTTQIGAVPSGYTATTAANNCKNLAGTSVSEFATQVAGVIWGTSDYTVAQGYGPLDAAAMRIVYGGTLTKGAAVSVATGGSNLPYTDANGKVRTSEITVTGMGHAWPAGTGGQNSNYVDATKVNYPSFVMDFWFRNNLRAARAAAPTMNSCSASVSGSTVTVNGAGTSTSGTIGSYRVVLNGPTPVDDAAAGSGASFTKAYTARADGYYSGSVTATDSATGLTSSACTISQFLVGTAPALQPPGGLAVGASTASSIALSWNAVNGATGYNLYRNGVKVNAAALTATGYTDTGLAASTSYSYQVSSLGNGGVESARSGSVTGSTSSGFVCTATTASNYAHVQAGRAHDSGGYALANGSNQNMGLDNTFYTATLAQTSSGYYIIGNCP, from the coding sequence ATGGAGGCTTCAATGGCAAGTTCGTTTCAACAGGCCGCCCGCCGGGCCGTCTTCCTCGCCGCATTGCTTCCCTGGGCAGCCGCCCAGGCGCAAGTACAGGCCGGTCCCGGCACCTGGAGCAGTAACCAGACCTGGGCCACCGACACCGTCAACGGCGGCGCCCTCACCGGCTACTACTACTGGCCCGCCACCAACCCCACCTTGGCCGGCAAGCGCGCCCTGGTGCTGGTGCTGCACGGCTGCGCGCAAACGGCCGCCGGCGACGTCATCGACAGCGGCACCGACAAGGGCTACAACTGGAAAGGCGTGGCCGACCAGTACGGCGCCGTGATCCTGGCGCCGAACGCCACCGGCAACCTCTATGGATCGCACTGCTGGGACTGGGCCAAAAGCACCCACAGCCGCACCACCGGCCACTCAGGGATCCTGCTCGACCTGATCAACCGTTTCGTCAGCAACCCGCAGTACGCGATCGATCCGAAGCAGGTGTACGTCGCCGGCCTGTCTTCGGGCGGCGCCCAGACCATGGTGATGGGTTGTCTCGCGCCCGACATCTTTGCCGGCGTCGGCATCAACGCCGGCCCGCCGCCGGGAGTGTCCACGACCCAGATCGGCGCCGTTCCCTCCGGCTACACGGCCACCACCGCCGCGAACAACTGCAAAAACCTGGCCGGCACCAGCGTCTCCGAATTCGCGACGCAGGTGGCGGGCGTCATCTGGGGCACCAGCGACTACACGGTGGCGCAGGGCTACGGTCCGCTCGACGCGGCGGCGATGCGCATCGTCTACGGCGGCACGTTGACGAAAGGCGCTGCCGTCAGCGTAGCGACCGGCGGCAGCAACCTCCCCTATACGGACGCCAACGGCAAAGTGCGCACCTCGGAGATCACGGTGACCGGCATGGGCCACGCCTGGCCGGCCGGCACGGGTGGCCAGAACAGCAATTACGTCGATGCGACCAAGGTCAACTACCCATCCTTCGTGATGGACTTCTGGTTCAGGAACAACCTGCGCGCGGCGCGCGCGGCGGCGCCGACGATGAACTCCTGCAGCGCCAGCGTCTCCGGTTCCACCGTGACGGTGAACGGCGCGGGCACCAGCACCAGCGGCACCATTGGCAGCTACCGGGTGGTCCTGAATGGCCCGACGCCGGTCGACGACGCGGCCGCCGGCAGCGGCGCGAGTTTTACGAAAGCCTACACGGCACGCGCCGACGGCTACTACAGCGGCAGCGTGACCGCGACCGACAGCGCCACCGGGCTGACCTCAAGCGCTTGCACGATCTCCCAGTTCCTGGTCGGTACCGCGCCGGCCCTGCAGCCACCGGGCGGCCTGGCGGTCGGGGCCAGTACGGCCAGCAGCATCGCCCTGTCCTGGAACGCGGTCAACGGCGCCACCGGCTACAACCTGTATCGCAACGGCGTCAAAGTCAATGCGGCGGCGCTCACCGCCACCGGCTATACCGACACCGGCCTGGCGGCGTCGACCAGCTACAGCTACCAGGTCTCTTCTCTCGGCAACGGCGGCGTCGAAAGCGCGCGCTCAGGCAGCGTCACCGGCAGCACCAGCTCGGGCTTCGTCTGCACCGCGACCACCGCCAGCAATTACGCGCACGTGCAGGCCGGGCGTGCCCACGACAGCGGCGGCTATGCGCTGGCGAACGGCTCGAACCAGAACATGGGCCTGGACAACACGTTTTATACGGCCACGCTGGCGCAGACATCGAGCGGCTACTACATCATCGGAAACTGCCCGTAA
- a CDS encoding DUF2167 domain-containing protein produces MKTALFARTCAAVLAGTLAFGTSPAQAARIDQEAEMNTALAAARAASQSGPSEIALGSQAKLKLPQGYSFIPQPQAGQLLKAMGNGEDPTRLGIIIPPDSDSFVVPRYIDAGYIKDDEAAEWKADELLSGLKEGTEENNKERQARGLTEMEIVGWNQKPSYDKGAHRLVWSIETKDKGTANGEHGANYNTYVLGREGYLSMNLVSGFDALAANKPFAQTLLAQTSFNPGKTYADFNSSTDKVAEYGIAALVTGVAVKKLGLFAVMAAFFAKFAKLIAIAAFGLVAGARKFFKRSET; encoded by the coding sequence ATGAAGACTGCTCTGTTTGCACGCACCTGCGCCGCTGTCCTTGCCGGCACGCTCGCCTTCGGTACCAGCCCCGCGCAAGCGGCCAGGATCGACCAGGAAGCGGAAATGAACACGGCGCTGGCCGCAGCCAGGGCCGCTTCGCAATCCGGTCCCTCCGAGATTGCCCTGGGCAGCCAGGCGAAGCTGAAACTCCCGCAGGGTTATTCCTTCATTCCGCAGCCGCAGGCAGGCCAGCTGCTCAAGGCAATGGGCAATGGCGAAGACCCCACCCGCCTCGGCATCATCATCCCGCCCGACAGCGACAGCTTCGTGGTCCCGCGCTATATCGACGCCGGCTATATCAAGGATGACGAAGCGGCCGAGTGGAAGGCGGACGAACTGCTCAGCGGTCTGAAGGAAGGCACCGAAGAAAACAACAAGGAGCGCCAGGCGCGCGGCCTGACCGAGATGGAGATCGTCGGCTGGAACCAGAAGCCCAGCTACGACAAGGGCGCGCACCGGCTGGTGTGGTCGATCGAAACCAAAGACAAGGGCACGGCCAATGGGGAACACGGCGCCAACTACAACACCTATGTATTGGGCCGCGAAGGCTATCTGTCGATGAACCTGGTGTCCGGCTTCGATGCGCTGGCGGCCAATAAACCCTTCGCTCAGACCCTGCTGGCCCAGACCAGCTTCAATCCGGGCAAGACCTATGCCGACTTCAATTCCTCGACCGACAAGGTGGCGGAATACGGCATCGCGGCCCTGGTGACGGGCGTCGCCGTCAAGAAGCTGGGCCTGTTCGCGGTGATGGCGGCCTTTTTCGCCAAGTTCGCCAAGCTGATCGCCATCGCCGCCTTCGGCCTGGTGGCCGGCGCCCGCAAATTCTTCAAGCGCAGCGAGACCTGA